A genomic window from SAR202 cluster bacterium includes:
- a CDS encoding IS5/IS1182 family transposase: MHRNMGNPSMIEAFLPEQVGRNERLERIAQVVDWEKMGKLVSDI; encoded by the coding sequence ATGCACCGCAATATGGGAAACCCGTCCATGATCGAAGCGTTCCTTCCCGAGCAGGTTGGGCGTAACGAGCGATTGGAGAGGATAGCCCAAGTTGTGGACTGGGAAAAGATGGGAAAGCTGGTGTCAGATATC